From Solibacillus isronensis, the proteins below share one genomic window:
- a CDS encoding mechanosensitive ion channel family protein, which yields MWESIKWLIPSVTAPTVADGLAAAAIIVVGLLGIRFMIRPLLFKIADLFNKKNHPVLGDITKSVYPSIRNAIIFSLIVMAASLLVEVWLFDNAKLGIYIDSVYVFFAFKALYDVLGFYLKNPHRFETGKDQDILTPFFLRMSKVAVMVIAMFTIASLWNFNLNGFLTAIGLTGVALAFGIRDTLAHIFGGMSVALDKPFQIGDWVMSSDEKIDGTIQDINLRSTVIQTSDKGTVYVPNSYLVNRPIYNLSNRTERKVEHFLHISNENNEGSIVKFMESVREQISLHPKISKKIIHVAMDELMPTSCRILIRYFVETNDTGIMLQVRQEILFVAKHYCEVYDIKLVDPNDGQYAWNNG from the coding sequence ATGTGGGAATCGATAAAATGGTTAATTCCGTCTGTTACCGCACCGACTGTAGCAGATGGTCTGGCGGCTGCTGCAATAATTGTCGTTGGTTTACTCGGCATTCGATTCATGATCCGGCCGCTGCTATTCAAAATCGCGGATTTGTTCAATAAAAAAAATCATCCGGTTTTGGGTGACATTACTAAAAGTGTATATCCATCAATACGTAATGCCATTATTTTCAGCCTGATTGTGATGGCCGCATCCCTATTAGTGGAAGTATGGCTATTTGATAATGCGAAACTCGGTATTTATATCGATTCAGTGTATGTATTTTTTGCGTTTAAAGCGCTGTATGATGTACTCGGTTTTTATTTAAAAAATCCGCACCGTTTTGAAACAGGGAAAGATCAGGATATTTTAACACCGTTTTTTTTAAGGATGAGTAAAGTTGCGGTTATGGTAATTGCCATGTTTACAATTGCGTCACTGTGGAACTTTAATTTAAACGGGTTTTTAACTGCGATTGGATTAACTGGTGTTGCGCTTGCATTTGGTATTCGTGATACGCTCGCACATATATTCGGCGGGATGAGTGTTGCTTTGGATAAACCATTCCAGATCGGGGATTGGGTTATGTCGAGTGACGAAAAAATCGACGGGACGATACAGGATATTAATTTGCGCAGTACGGTCATTCAAACATCCGATAAAGGGACTGTATATGTACCAAACTCGTATTTGGTCAATCGACCGATTTACAATTTGTCGAATCGGACAGAAAGAAAAGTGGAGCATTTCCTGCATATTTCTAATGAAAATAATGAGGGAAGTATTGTGAAATTTATGGAATCGGTACGTGAGCAAATTTCATTACATCCCAAAATCTCGAAAAAAATCATTCATGTGGCGATGGATGAGCTGATGCCGACAAGTTGTCGTATTCTCATCCGATACTTTGTCGAGACGAATGATACAGGTATTATGCTTCAAGTGCGTCAGGAAATATTATTTGTAGCAAAACATTACTGTGAAGTGTATGACATTAAATTAGTTGATCCGAATGACGGACAGTATGCATGGAATAATGGATAA
- a CDS encoding Asp23/Gls24 family envelope stress response protein — MAEKQQVAFVQPTPVGKEELGKIEVAPEVIEVIAGIAATEVEGIAATRGNFASGVAERFGKKVHSKGIKSAMSEEGNIVIDVFCTVKYGYAIPKVAKEVQTTIRQAILNMTAIETSEVNIHITGIQFETSKDAE; from the coding sequence ATGGCTGAGAAACAACAAGTAGCATTCGTACAACCAACACCGGTTGGTAAAGAAGAATTAGGGAAGATTGAAGTCGCGCCAGAAGTAATTGAAGTTATCGCAGGTATCGCTGCAACAGAAGTGGAAGGAATCGCAGCAACACGCGGAAATTTCGCATCAGGTGTTGCCGAGCGTTTCGGTAAAAAAGTCCATTCGAAAGGCATCAAGTCAGCGATGTCTGAAGAAGGCAATATTGTCATTGATGTATTCTGCACTGTAAAATATGGTTATGCCATTCCTAAAGTGGCGAAAGAAGTGCAAACAACGATTCGACAAGCCATTTTAAATATGACAGCCATCGAAACAAGCGAAGTGAACATCCACATTACAGGGATCCAGTTCGAAACTTCAAAAGACGCAGAATAA
- a CDS encoding glycerol-3-phosphate dehydrogenase/oxidase: MGNFSANARERLKKTFIEDTFDLFVIGGGITGAGIALDAATRGLKVGLAEMQDFAEGTSSRSTKLVHGGLRYLKQFEIKEVAELGRERAIVYENGPHVTTPVWMLLPFHKGGTFGSFSTALGLKVYDILANVKKDERRFMLSADETIAREPLIKKDGLLGGGVYVEYRTDDARLTIEVMKAAVANGAIAMNHLKVVGIEANNVAFSKVTVEDQLTGEQYEIRAKKVVNAAGPWVDDVRKLDGELNNKHLILSKGVHLVFDEDDFPLQQAIYFDTEKDGRMIFAIPRDGKAYVGTTDTFYEGDPADLKVTKEDRQYIMDAIHYMFPQLQLTEDKIESAWAGVRPLIHEEGKGPSEISRKDEIWQSESGLITIAGGKLTGYRKMAEKIVDLVVKQLNDEYQMIYGKSITKNLPISGGETSGSKFFESFVEKRTEKGQDLGLTEEKSRYLAKFYGTNVDKVFDYIKQAKGNLPPIVYGQLYYAINEESACTPSDFFVRRTGALLFNIHLVKQYKQLVIDEMSDYLNWTAEEKQQHTDQLEQELLDVTMN; this comes from the coding sequence ATGGGAAACTTTTCTGCAAATGCAAGAGAGCGACTGAAAAAAACATTTATAGAAGACACCTTTGATCTATTTGTTATTGGTGGGGGTATTACAGGTGCAGGGATTGCACTTGATGCAGCAACACGAGGGCTGAAAGTAGGGTTGGCAGAAATGCAGGACTTTGCGGAAGGAACGAGTAGCCGATCGACAAAACTTGTGCACGGCGGCCTGCGATACTTAAAACAATTCGAAATAAAAGAGGTTGCAGAGCTTGGTCGAGAGCGGGCAATTGTTTATGAAAACGGACCACATGTAACAACACCTGTATGGATGTTGCTTCCCTTCCATAAAGGAGGGACATTTGGTTCGTTTTCGACAGCGCTTGGATTGAAAGTATACGACATTTTAGCGAATGTCAAAAAGGATGAACGACGTTTTATGCTTTCTGCAGATGAAACGATTGCCCGTGAACCACTTATTAAAAAGGACGGTCTACTCGGTGGCGGCGTTTATGTCGAATATCGTACAGACGATGCGCGACTGACAATTGAAGTAATGAAGGCAGCTGTTGCCAACGGGGCAATCGCAATGAATCACTTGAAAGTTGTCGGTATTGAAGCAAATAACGTGGCCTTTTCTAAAGTGACAGTGGAAGATCAACTCACTGGCGAACAATATGAAATTCGAGCAAAGAAAGTCGTCAATGCGGCAGGACCATGGGTTGATGATGTACGAAAATTAGATGGGGAACTTAATAATAAACATCTTATTTTATCAAAAGGTGTGCATCTCGTTTTCGACGAGGATGATTTCCCGCTGCAGCAGGCGATCTATTTTGATACCGAAAAAGATGGACGTATGATTTTTGCGATTCCGCGGGATGGCAAAGCATATGTAGGAACAACAGATACATTTTATGAAGGGGATCCTGCAGACCTAAAAGTAACAAAAGAGGATCGACAATATATTATGGATGCGATTCATTATATGTTCCCTCAACTGCAGCTGACAGAAGATAAAATCGAATCGGCATGGGCAGGGGTAAGACCGCTTATCCACGAAGAAGGTAAGGGACCGTCGGAAATTTCACGTAAAGATGAAATTTGGCAATCGGAAAGTGGACTGATAACGATTGCAGGAGGAAAGCTGACAGGCTATCGTAAAATGGCGGAAAAAATTGTCGATCTTGTCGTAAAACAATTAAACGACGAATATCAGATGATATACGGCAAATCCATTACAAAAAATCTTCCTATTTCGGGCGGGGAAACGAGCGGCTCGAAATTTTTTGAATCGTTTGTTGAAAAACGGACGGAGAAAGGCCAGGACCTTGGGTTAACGGAAGAGAAGAGCCGTTATTTAGCAAAATTCTACGGTACTAATGTTGACAAAGTATTCGATTATATTAAACAGGCAAAAGGGAACTTACCGCCGATCGTTTACGGTCAGCTGTACTATGCGATAAACGAGGAAAGTGCATGTACTCCGTCCGACTTTTTCGTACGTCGTACCGGTGCACTACTATTTAATATCCACCTAGTGAAACAATATAAACAGCTTGTTATTGATGAAATGAGCGACTACCTAAACTGGACAGCAGAAGAAAAGCAGCAGCATACAGACCAACTAGAACAGGAACTATTAGACGTAACAATGAATTAG
- a CDS encoding MIP/aquaporin family protein: MSTFLAELVGTMILIILGGGVVAGSLLKFSKAENSGWVVITIAWGFAVAIAAYTVGGISGAHLNPALTIAFATIGDFPWADVPMYIIAQILGAIIGAIIVYIAYLPHWSQTKDQDAKLAVFATIPAIRHPLANMVTEMIGTFILLLGILALGGNSLADGINPLLVGIIVIAIGMSLGGPTGYAINPARDLGPRIAHFFLPIPGKRDSDWSYAFVPIVGPIIGGVTGALFYKQFFLNENSVAFWLFTTLFVVICVIAFITQSKSAKKEIV; encoded by the coding sequence ATGTCAACATTTTTAGCAGAATTAGTAGGAACGATGATCTTAATTATTTTAGGAGGCGGGGTTGTTGCTGGTTCCTTGCTGAAATTTTCCAAAGCGGAAAATAGCGGCTGGGTCGTAATTACGATCGCCTGGGGTTTTGCCGTGGCAATCGCGGCATATACTGTAGGCGGAATAAGTGGTGCCCACTTAAACCCTGCATTGACAATAGCATTTGCAACAATTGGTGACTTCCCATGGGCGGATGTTCCGATGTATATTATTGCACAAATATTAGGAGCCATTATCGGCGCAATTATCGTATATATTGCCTATTTGCCACACTGGTCACAAACGAAAGATCAAGATGCAAAATTAGCCGTTTTTGCTACAATTCCTGCCATTCGTCATCCTTTGGCAAACATGGTAACAGAAATGATAGGGACTTTTATATTATTATTAGGAATTTTGGCATTAGGTGGTAATTCATTGGCGGATGGTATTAATCCGTTGCTTGTTGGTATTATTGTGATCGCCATAGGTATGAGTTTAGGCGGACCTACAGGCTATGCTATCAACCCTGCCCGTGATTTAGGACCCCGCATCGCGCATTTCTTCTTACCGATACCAGGTAAGCGAGATTCGGACTGGTCTTATGCCTTTGTGCCAATTGTCGGGCCGATTATAGGTGGCGTTACAGGCGCACTGTTTTACAAACAATTCTTTTTAAATGAAAATTCAGTGGCATTTTGGTTGTTTACAACATTATTTGTTGTCATTTGTGTCATTGCATTTATCACACAATCTAAATCCGCTAAAAAGGAGATCGTATAA
- the glpK gene encoding glycerol kinase GlpK, which produces MDKYIMALDQGTTSSRAILFNKKGDIVHTAQQEFKQYFPKSGWVEHNAKEIWSSILSVIAKVLSENNIQASQIEGVGITNQRETTVVWDKNTGEPVYNAIVWQSRQTAEICDSLKEAGHNELFRNKTGLLIDAYFSGTKVKWILDNVKGTREKAEAGDLLFGTIDTWIIWKLTEGAVHVTDYSNASRTLMYNIYELKWDEELLNILGVPASMLPEVKPSSEIYGEIAGNHFFGHRVPIAGIAGDQQAALFGQACYEQGMVKNTYGTGCFMLMNTGEEAVKSEHGLLTTIAWGYDGKVTYALEGSIFVAGSAIQWLRDGLRMFRKSSESEAYAARVKDTDGVYVVPAFVGLGTPYWESEVRGAVFGLTRGTSKEHFIRATLESLAYQTRDVLSAMESDSGIELMKLRVDGGAVMNDFLMQFQSDILNVPVERPSINETTALGAAYLAGLAVGFWENLDEVQHHWQLNRQFEPEMDEEQRETLFTGWHKAVKAAQAFK; this is translated from the coding sequence ATGGACAAGTATATTATGGCGTTAGATCAGGGTACGACGAGTTCACGTGCCATTTTATTCAATAAAAAAGGGGATATCGTTCATACAGCACAACAGGAATTTAAACAATATTTCCCGAAATCGGGTTGGGTTGAGCATAATGCAAAGGAAATTTGGAGTTCGATTTTATCGGTAATCGCGAAAGTATTATCGGAAAATAATATTCAGGCGTCACAAATCGAAGGAGTCGGGATTACAAACCAGCGCGAAACGACTGTTGTGTGGGATAAAAATACGGGTGAACCGGTATATAATGCCATCGTATGGCAATCACGCCAAACTGCGGAAATTTGTGATTCTTTAAAGGAAGCAGGGCATAATGAGCTGTTCCGTAATAAAACCGGTTTGCTCATCGATGCTTATTTTTCTGGCACGAAAGTAAAATGGATACTGGACAATGTAAAAGGAACACGAGAAAAAGCGGAAGCGGGTGACCTTTTATTCGGAACAATTGATACATGGATTATTTGGAAGCTTACAGAAGGAGCTGTTCATGTGACAGACTACTCGAATGCTTCGCGAACATTAATGTATAATATTTACGAATTAAAGTGGGATGAGGAATTGCTGAACATTTTAGGTGTTCCTGCATCAATGCTTCCGGAAGTAAAACCGTCCTCAGAAATATACGGGGAAATTGCGGGTAATCACTTCTTTGGTCACCGTGTACCAATCGCGGGTATCGCCGGAGACCAGCAGGCAGCATTATTCGGTCAAGCTTGCTATGAACAAGGAATGGTAAAAAATACTTACGGTACCGGTTGTTTCATGCTGATGAATACAGGTGAGGAAGCGGTAAAATCGGAGCACGGCCTACTTACAACTATCGCGTGGGGCTATGACGGAAAAGTGACATATGCACTTGAAGGAAGTATCTTTGTAGCAGGTTCTGCAATTCAGTGGCTTCGTGACGGGCTTCGTATGTTCCGGAAATCTTCTGAAAGTGAAGCGTATGCAGCACGTGTAAAAGATACGGATGGTGTGTATGTTGTACCGGCATTTGTCGGATTGGGAACACCGTATTGGGAAAGTGAAGTGCGCGGTGCAGTATTCGGTTTAACACGCGGCACATCGAAGGAACATTTTATCCGTGCGACATTGGAGTCACTTGCCTATCAAACCCGCGATGTATTGTCAGCGATGGAATCAGATTCAGGCATCGAATTAATGAAATTACGCGTTGACGGTGGTGCTGTTATGAACGACTTTTTAATGCAATTCCAGTCGGATATTTTAAACGTGCCTGTTGAACGTCCTTCAATCAATGAAACAACGGCACTTGGCGCAGCCTATTTAGCAGGTTTGGCTGTCGGGTTCTGGGAGAATCTCGACGAAGTGCAACATCATTGGCAACTTAATCGCCAATTCGAGCCGGAAATGGATGAAGAGCAGCGCGAAACATTATTTACAGGATGGCACAAAGCTGTTAAAGCCGCACAGGCGTTTAAGTGA
- a CDS encoding aminopeptidase, whose product MSKDYIRIANEEDLNLINAYFKQALAHYEEVGELMAMQDIRYFLENMEHFQFYVIKETAEQITYLFEFPESGNDKRETGTLTIPLQNN is encoded by the coding sequence ATGAGCAAAGATTATATTCGTATAGCAAATGAAGAAGATTTAAATTTGATTAACGCTTACTTTAAGCAAGCCTTGGCACATTATGAAGAAGTAGGAGAGCTGATGGCGATGCAGGACATCCGTTATTTCCTGGAAAATATGGAGCACTTTCAGTTTTACGTAATAAAAGAAACGGCTGAACAAATTACGTACCTATTTGAATTCCCGGAATCAGGAAACGATAAGCGCGAAACAGGCACGCTGACGATTCCGTTACAGAATAATTAA